The following proteins come from a genomic window of Methylorubrum populi:
- a CDS encoding glycosyltransferase family 4 protein, whose protein sequence is MPITSCDWAHARHHPEAFDSLLPPLPTHGAASAQGAARDAACGTTQAAVGPLPLVIQAEEARSRWCFFSPGFRSLDVLLGDSRSAGGAEAQVAYLARALVERGHEVTMIYGEGAKPTPDRTVAGVACIDAAPAWRRPASLARFWRTLGRLQPDRLYARLPDDFLWLMGLYARMRPGSRFVYALAHDSHADARTAYDHRRWFHAPLFGLGLRSAHVIAVQHRHQAARVSLGTAGRLTWVPNLVRKVRAEPRPFLPAVIDVVWVAKIRHEKRLDLFLNLARSLPRMRFAVVGGFDPTVDEQARIHLMERMASLTNVEWLGALRADNVMDCLARSRVLVNTSDGEGFPNTMLEAWSMGVPVVSLRVDPGGVIREYGLGRVSGSVEVLCEDVLRLAVDERLNRILGENGLAYVRRWHGSDAVCAALGALASSPGGWQGRPLAGAPAGEVDPTHAREA, encoded by the coding sequence ATGCCGATCACGTCCTGTGACTGGGCGCACGCCCGCCACCATCCCGAAGCCTTCGATTCCCTGCTGCCTCCGCTGCCGACGCACGGGGCGGCATCCGCCCAAGGTGCGGCCCGCGACGCCGCCTGCGGCACGACCCAGGCCGCGGTCGGTCCCCTTCCCTTGGTCATCCAGGCAGAGGAGGCCCGCTCGCGCTGGTGCTTCTTCTCACCGGGCTTCCGCTCGCTCGATGTGCTCCTCGGCGACTCGCGTTCCGCGGGTGGTGCGGAAGCTCAGGTCGCCTACTTGGCGCGCGCACTCGTCGAGCGCGGCCACGAGGTCACGATGATCTACGGTGAGGGTGCAAAGCCCACGCCCGACCGGACCGTGGCTGGAGTTGCCTGCATCGACGCGGCCCCCGCCTGGCGCCGCCCGGCGAGCCTCGCCCGGTTCTGGCGCACCCTCGGCCGTCTCCAGCCAGACAGGCTCTACGCTCGCCTGCCCGACGACTTCCTGTGGCTGATGGGTCTGTACGCTCGCATGCGCCCAGGTTCGCGCTTCGTCTACGCGCTGGCCCACGATTCGCACGCCGATGCCCGGACGGCCTACGACCACCGCCGGTGGTTCCACGCGCCCCTGTTCGGCCTCGGCTTGCGCAGCGCCCACGTCATCGCCGTCCAGCATCGGCACCAGGCCGCCCGGGTCAGCCTGGGCACAGCAGGCCGCCTGACATGGGTACCGAACCTCGTGCGCAAGGTTCGCGCGGAGCCGCGCCCCTTCTTACCGGCCGTCATCGACGTCGTATGGGTCGCCAAGATCCGCCATGAGAAGCGGCTGGATCTGTTCCTGAATCTGGCCCGTTCGTTGCCGAGGATGCGCTTTGCGGTGGTGGGCGGTTTCGACCCGACGGTGGACGAGCAGGCGCGCATCCATCTGATGGAGCGCATGGCCAGTCTGACCAACGTCGAGTGGCTCGGCGCCTTGCGCGCAGACAACGTCATGGACTGCCTCGCGCGCAGCCGCGTCCTGGTCAACACCTCGGACGGGGAGGGCTTCCCGAACACGATGCTGGAGGCTTGGTCGATGGGCGTACCGGTCGTCTCGCTCCGCGTGGACCCTGGGGGCGTGATCCGGGAATACGGGCTCGGGCGGGTCAGTGGCTCCGTAGAGGTCCTGTGCGAGGACGTGCTGCGACTGGCCGTCGACGAGCGGCTGAACCGCATCCTCGGCGAGAACGGCCTCGCCTATGTGCGACGCTGGCACGGCAGCGACGCGGTTTGCGCGGCGCTGGGCGCCTTGGCTTCCAGCCCCGGCGGCTGGCAGGGGCGCCCCCTCGCCGGAGCACCCGCAGGCGAGGTGGACCCGACCCACGCCAGAGAGGCGTGA
- a CDS encoding LuxR C-terminal-related transcriptional regulator, producing MDRIDTLIVSDNCMIRESLVALLTGTRFTARPVASSAALQLCDFQNVRMALVVIDEEAASIIKQLAEALPHVKIVALALRDTKGLMMCCLQLGASAYLTEDVFPANLLKILDVVIADWAVLPMSFLGRSCLGVDQVHTSEPATALVRLRRADGTTLTSLSSREVSLLERLALGESNKAIARNLDLAEATVKVLVKAVLRKARVKNRTQAAVWAMSRGIVRHGSVPTERLSELVHFPPKVAEKVRFAPGEIALV from the coding sequence ATGGACCGCATTGATACGCTCATTGTCAGCGATAACTGTATGATCAGGGAGAGCCTCGTCGCGCTCCTTACCGGCACGCGCTTCACAGCACGCCCAGTGGCGTCCAGTGCGGCTCTGCAACTTTGCGACTTCCAGAACGTGCGCATGGCGCTCGTTGTCATCGACGAGGAGGCGGCGAGCATCATCAAGCAGCTCGCTGAGGCTCTGCCTCACGTCAAGATCGTCGCGTTAGCGCTCCGCGACACTAAGGGGCTGATGATGTGCTGCCTACAGCTCGGTGCGTCCGCCTATCTGACGGAGGACGTCTTTCCGGCCAACTTGCTCAAGATCCTCGACGTTGTCATCGCTGATTGGGCGGTGCTTCCGATGAGCTTCTTGGGGCGATCGTGCCTCGGGGTCGATCAGGTGCACACGTCCGAGCCGGCCACCGCGCTGGTGAGGCTTCGGAGAGCGGATGGCACCACACTCACCAGCCTGTCGAGTCGTGAGGTCAGCCTCCTGGAACGACTCGCGCTCGGCGAGTCTAACAAGGCCATCGCGCGCAACCTCGACCTCGCCGAGGCCACGGTTAAAGTCTTGGTCAAGGCAGTTCTGCGCAAGGCGCGGGTGAAGAACCGAACCCAGGCCGCAGTATGGGCGATGAGCCGAGGAATCGTGCGCCACGGATCTGTGCCCACCGAGCGGCTCTCCGAACTCGTGCATTTCCCTCCCAAAGTCGCGGAAAAGGTACGTTTCGCCCCCGGAGAGATAGCGCTCGTATGA
- a CDS encoding phenylacetate--CoA ligase family protein: MMNWRHPILTVYDRVVARSPIPDYRRSLSLFHELPRQQRRDIQVTRLARLLRHAARHVPWYRDELARLGVMRGDVLDLERFTTIPPLTRDFLRERFDSLASDDLASRRWYRNCSGGSTGEPVAVLQDRDYEAAGLAAIEMHHAWAGRRPGEPMVRLWASERDILLGSQGWRNQVSAFARNHVLLNAFRMSADAMERHVDQIRRRRPVLVEAFAESAYEIARHLNETGRQLHGVRSVVTSASTLYPFIRKEVEQAFGCPVYNRYGSREVGSFAGERTPGGGLEVFAATHWVEVVDGDGKPCAPGEEGDVLVTCLTNLAMPLIRYRIGDRATVGEAVATPTPTVEVLQTVTGRANDAFVRPDGATVPGIFFMYFIGVFYSRNWIRMFQVVQRGYDDVVIRIVPAAEPPANALQEIGDTLRRVVGQSCQVSFEFADTIEKLPSGKHRYLVPFAAPPSPGTRPWLAVRDGLTEPEALATACGAPSIAMGPLADAAAAALAQRADA; encoded by the coding sequence ATGATGAACTGGCGTCATCCCATCCTGACCGTCTACGACCGCGTGGTCGCCCGCTCGCCCATCCCGGATTACCGCCGGAGCCTGAGCCTCTTCCACGAACTGCCGCGGCAGCAGAGGCGGGACATCCAGGTCACGCGTCTGGCGCGTCTGCTGCGTCACGCCGCGCGGCACGTCCCGTGGTACCGGGACGAACTTGCTCGGCTCGGGGTGATGCGCGGCGACGTGCTGGACCTGGAGCGGTTCACCACCATTCCGCCGCTGACGCGGGACTTCCTGCGGGAGCGCTTCGATAGCCTGGCCAGCGACGACCTAGCCTCGCGCCGCTGGTACCGGAACTGTTCGGGCGGCAGCACGGGCGAGCCCGTCGCCGTGCTCCAGGACCGGGACTACGAGGCGGCAGGCTTGGCCGCCATCGAGATGCATCACGCCTGGGCGGGCCGCCGGCCCGGCGAGCCCATGGTCAGGCTGTGGGCCTCCGAGCGCGACATCCTCCTAGGGTCGCAGGGCTGGCGCAACCAGGTCAGCGCCTTCGCCCGCAACCACGTTCTCCTCAACGCCTTCCGCATGAGTGCGGACGCCATGGAGCGCCACGTGGACCAGATTCGGCGCCGACGCCCGGTCCTGGTGGAGGCTTTTGCCGAGAGCGCGTACGAGATCGCGCGCCACCTCAACGAGACCGGGAGGCAACTCCACGGCGTGCGCAGCGTGGTCACCAGCGCCAGCACGCTTTACCCGTTCATCCGCAAGGAAGTCGAACAGGCCTTCGGTTGCCCGGTCTACAACCGCTACGGTTCGCGCGAGGTGGGCAGCTTCGCCGGCGAGCGCACGCCCGGCGGCGGGCTTGAAGTGTTCGCGGCCACGCACTGGGTGGAGGTGGTGGACGGGGATGGGAAGCCCTGCGCCCCCGGCGAGGAGGGCGACGTGCTGGTCACCTGCCTCACCAACCTCGCCATGCCGCTGATCCGCTACCGCATCGGCGATCGCGCCACGGTCGGAGAGGCGGTCGCGACCCCGACGCCCACGGTCGAGGTGCTCCAGACGGTGACAGGCCGCGCCAACGACGCTTTCGTGCGCCCGGATGGGGCTACCGTGCCCGGCATCTTCTTCATGTACTTCATCGGTGTGTTCTACAGCCGCAATTGGATCCGGATGTTTCAGGTGGTCCAGCGTGGCTACGACGACGTCGTGATCCGCATCGTTCCGGCCGCCGAGCCGCCGGCCAACGCTCTCCAGGAGATCGGAGACACCCTGCGCCGGGTGGTCGGGCAATCCTGTCAGGTGAGTTTCGAGTTCGCCGACACCATCGAGAAGCTGCCCTCGGGCAAGCACCGGTACCTGGTCCCGTTCGCGGCGCCTCCGTCGCCGGGCACCCGGCCCTGGCTTGCGGTGCGGGACGGCTTGACCGAGCCCGAAGCGCTGGCCACCGCCTGCGGCGCGCCGTCCATTGCAATGGGCCCGCTGGCCGACGCAGCGGCGGCGGCGCTGGCTCAGCGGGCGGACGCCTGA
- a CDS encoding lipopolysaccharide biosynthesis protein: protein MSKPAPATAAPGAPRPDDGATAHRFGVNVASNMAYFVLSTGLMLWYVPFLVRHLGVAAYGMVPLANSVVMYAIVVSESLYTAYFRYLAIDLNRGDGEAARQTFASASLLTLLACGLLLLPFGAFTLVLPHALAVPPDLDRATQFLFAGTACTLLAGLLTGLFSTSSAIAHRFDLRNLGRGASVAARVGVVAACFALWPASLWHVGAGLMASAAIGLAIDVAVWRRLTPTLRFAPWAADRACVRRLFRMTGWSSINMLGLLMLMHADLLVINLMFGPEATGRYGAILLIPLLVHTVAEIVLPLLAPLIMSRYAARDTEGIRDLVTDAARLLALGLALPAGLICGLGRPLLTLWLGPDFSGMHVVLALLVGHLTINLALRPVGYIFTAYDKMRLQGLVTVACGAAYVVMAVAAAYWGGWGLEGVAGACALVWTLRNTAVLSTCAARVLGLSPWVFIRPLAGGALMLVGLSLAGLLVAATWPPKTWPALAMTAAVLSLGYAGLSWAFLLSAADRTRAYTLVRWLLDGCPWPGRSNAAPDLQAPGLVVPAPGLARVRRASPTGWPRSRP, encoded by the coding sequence GTGTCTAAGCCAGCGCCCGCCACCGCTGCGCCCGGCGCACCGCGCCCAGACGACGGGGCCACCGCCCACCGATTCGGCGTCAATGTCGCCTCCAACATGGCTTACTTTGTCCTGAGCACGGGACTCATGCTGTGGTACGTGCCGTTCCTGGTGCGTCATCTCGGCGTGGCCGCCTACGGGATGGTTCCGCTCGCGAACTCGGTGGTGATGTACGCCATCGTGGTCTCGGAGAGCCTCTACACCGCCTATTTCCGTTACCTCGCCATCGATCTGAACCGGGGCGACGGGGAAGCGGCGCGTCAGACTTTCGCCAGCGCCTCACTGCTGACACTCCTGGCCTGCGGCCTCCTGCTGTTGCCGTTCGGCGCCTTCACCCTGGTGCTTCCCCACGCGCTGGCCGTGCCGCCCGACCTCGACCGAGCGACTCAATTCCTGTTCGCGGGCACCGCCTGCACATTACTGGCGGGCCTGCTGACGGGTCTGTTCAGCACGTCGAGCGCAATCGCCCACCGCTTCGACCTGCGCAACCTGGGGCGAGGGGCGTCGGTGGCGGCGAGGGTCGGGGTCGTCGCCGCCTGCTTCGCCCTGTGGCCCGCAAGCCTCTGGCATGTGGGGGCCGGGCTCATGGCCTCCGCGGCGATCGGGCTCGCCATCGACGTCGCGGTCTGGCGACGCCTGACGCCGACCCTGCGTTTCGCCCCCTGGGCAGCCGACCGTGCATGCGTGCGCCGGCTCTTTCGGATGACGGGTTGGTCCTCCATCAACATGCTCGGCCTCCTCATGTTGATGCACGCCGATCTGCTCGTCATCAACCTCATGTTCGGACCGGAGGCGACCGGACGCTACGGAGCCATTCTGCTCATCCCGCTCCTCGTCCACACCGTTGCCGAGATCGTGCTGCCCCTGCTCGCGCCGCTCATCATGTCGCGTTACGCCGCCAGGGACACCGAGGGGATCCGGGACCTCGTCACCGATGCGGCGAGGCTCCTGGCGCTGGGGCTCGCCTTGCCGGCAGGCCTGATCTGCGGGTTGGGCCGGCCCCTGCTCACGCTCTGGCTCGGCCCCGACTTTTCCGGCATGCACGTCGTACTCGCGCTGCTCGTCGGTCACCTCACGATCAACCTGGCGCTTCGCCCGGTCGGCTACATCTTCACGGCCTACGACAAGATGCGCTTGCAGGGGCTGGTGACCGTCGCGTGCGGCGCGGCCTACGTGGTGATGGCGGTGGCTGCGGCCTACTGGGGCGGCTGGGGCTTGGAGGGCGTGGCGGGCGCCTGCGCCCTGGTCTGGACCTTGCGCAACACGGCCGTGCTCTCCACCTGCGCCGCCCGCGTGCTCGGCCTGTCTCCCTGGGTCTTCATCCGCCCGCTGGCGGGCGGCGCGCTGATGCTCGTCGGCCTATCCCTGGCCGGCCTCCTGGTCGCGGCCACGTGGCCGCCCAAGACGTGGCCCGCCCTCGCCATGACGGCCGCGGTGCTCTCCCTCGGCTACGCTGGCCTTTCCTGGGCGTTCCTTCTCTCGGCAGCCGACCGGACGAGGGCGTACACCCTCGTCCGGTGGCTGCTCGACGGTTGTCCCTGGCCGGGCAGGTCGAATGCGGCCCCCGACCTTCAGGCGCCGGGGCTGGTCGTCCCGGCCCCCGGCCTGGCGCGCGTCAGACGAGCCAGTCCCACGGGTTGGCCTCGCTCACGCCCGTGA
- a CDS encoding O-antigen ligase family protein, producing MALSHALRPSRTTFLIVLAFLAASFLAAALVLFAASVPGLSLLLIAGAAAVSAGLLLIDRPTLSLHGWLVLLVMPPALQLEPFHTLATNGACLAALASWLLADGLRRDPMAWNGTLLLLGLCILWAFISLLWAPDLVEGRRALIAWILSFLLLFLLLQRTRSLESIDALMLTLGLAGWLLILAGLFTVTLTGYDFTTRLQVLGINENMYGILLIIGLPGAMWPVMRAHGGRRTVLMALSVVYLLLTLAFVALSGSRGSALSLLIVLFLFLFSRSVRPWGIAGLGVLVALLMVAPFVLGVVLHRVGEEGGSELGGRAPLWAASLDFIRDHPWTGGGVGNGPFALHAYMAAATGTFNHRLDLPSHQPFLEIAVDTGLFGLLLYALMLASAIWSFANSRHRWLALGAPPGYYPVVIGVTVGFVVSWFKAGGMKHHPTLILLLALMLIPAHLAAAASGGVKAQRPSRAGGETSGV from the coding sequence ATGGCCCTCTCACACGCCCTGAGACCGAGCCGCACGACTTTCCTGATCGTCCTGGCCTTCCTCGCCGCGTCATTCCTCGCCGCCGCCCTGGTGCTGTTCGCGGCCTCGGTCCCGGGCCTATCGTTGCTTCTGATCGCGGGCGCGGCGGCCGTGTCGGCAGGCCTCCTTCTGATCGATCGCCCGACCCTCTCGCTCCACGGCTGGCTCGTTCTGCTGGTGATGCCGCCTGCGCTCCAGCTCGAACCTTTCCATACCCTGGCCACGAACGGAGCTTGCCTGGCGGCACTGGCATCGTGGCTTCTCGCGGACGGGCTGCGGCGGGACCCGATGGCTTGGAACGGCACGCTGCTCCTCCTCGGGCTTTGCATTCTGTGGGCCTTCATCTCGCTTCTGTGGGCGCCCGACCTCGTCGAGGGCCGACGGGCCCTCATCGCCTGGATCCTGTCCTTCTTGCTCCTCTTCCTGCTGCTTCAACGGACACGGTCGCTCGAAAGCATCGATGCCCTAATGCTCACCCTCGGGCTGGCCGGCTGGCTTCTGATCCTCGCCGGACTCTTCACCGTCACGCTGACCGGCTACGACTTCACGACCCGGCTTCAGGTGCTGGGGATCAACGAGAATATGTATGGGATCCTGCTCATCATAGGACTCCCGGGGGCCATGTGGCCCGTCATGCGCGCCCACGGCGGCAGGCGTACCGTGCTGATGGCCCTGAGCGTTGTCTACCTTCTGCTCACCCTGGCCTTCGTCGCGTTGAGCGGATCGCGCGGCAGCGCGCTCTCCCTTCTCATCGTCCTGTTCCTGTTCCTGTTCTCCCGCTCGGTGCGCCCCTGGGGCATCGCCGGCCTCGGCGTTCTGGTCGCCCTGCTCATGGTGGCGCCGTTCGTTCTGGGCGTGGTCCTCCACCGCGTGGGCGAGGAAGGAGGGAGCGAACTGGGCGGGCGGGCACCACTCTGGGCGGCGAGCCTCGACTTCATCCGCGATCACCCGTGGACCGGCGGGGGCGTCGGGAACGGTCCCTTCGCCTTGCACGCCTACATGGCCGCCGCGACCGGGACGTTTAACCATCGCCTCGACCTGCCGAGCCACCAGCCATTCCTGGAGATCGCCGTCGACACAGGCCTGTTCGGGCTCCTGCTCTACGCCCTCATGCTGGCCAGCGCGATCTGGAGCTTCGCGAACTCCCGGCACCGCTGGCTCGCCCTCGGCGCCCCCCCCGGCTACTACCCTGTTGTGATCGGGGTCACGGTGGGTTTCGTCGTGTCCTGGTTCAAGGCGGGGGGGATGAAGCATCACCCGACCCTGATCCTGCTGCTCGCGTTGATGCTCATCCCCGCCCACCTCGCGGCTGCCGCGAGCGGAGGCGTCAAGGCGCAGCGACCAAGCCGCGCCGGCGGGGAGACGTCCGGTGTCTAA
- a CDS encoding glycosyltransferase, whose product MAAAPAVSTVPAGGRPRSASGLVRAPEPIAVMVGQLAQGGSERQLYAFLAHRDPARWAPVLYVSGELGFWEEPIRSLGVPIVLLRGSAAAKMARFRAACRAHRPACFFSWSSYTNPYGLALTGMGVRRVGSFRNAGFADLPERFRGLWSKASLAGLSIAVCNSRETRQTLLTRGSTAQQAVYVPNGVETPPAMQAAAWRREWRARFGLGESEILVVGVGRLAPQKNFARFLDVIALVRARAPVRAVIAGEDMGCRPDLEVRAARLGDTVTFAGRVPDARELICAADVFLLTSDHEGMPNVLLEAMSAGVPCVTTRVNAVGDLVCHGETGLVAGHDAGELADYVARLATDGSLRRRIGARARAAVMRDHDPAAVAARLWELCEPSPSGRA is encoded by the coding sequence ATGGCCGCGGCGCCGGCCGTCTCCACAGTCCCCGCAGGCGGGCGTCCGCGATCCGCTTCAGGTCTCGTCCGCGCGCCTGAGCCCATCGCCGTGATGGTCGGGCAACTGGCCCAGGGCGGGAGCGAGCGCCAGCTCTACGCTTTCCTGGCTCACCGCGACCCGGCTCGGTGGGCACCCGTGCTGTACGTATCGGGCGAGCTCGGATTCTGGGAGGAGCCCATCCGGTCGCTCGGCGTCCCCATCGTGCTGCTGCGTGGCAGCGCAGCGGCTAAGATGGCGCGGTTCCGGGCCGCCTGCCGAGCGCACCGCCCGGCCTGTTTCTTCTCGTGGTCGTCCTACACCAATCCCTATGGATTGGCGCTTACAGGGATGGGCGTGCGCCGTGTCGGTTCGTTCCGCAACGCCGGGTTCGCCGACCTGCCGGAGCGGTTCCGCGGCCTCTGGTCAAAAGCGAGCCTAGCGGGACTGTCGATCGCGGTCTGCAACTCGCGTGAGACCCGCCAAACGCTCCTCACCCGCGGCTCCACGGCCCAGCAGGCGGTCTACGTCCCAAATGGCGTCGAAACGCCTCCCGCCATGCAGGCGGCCGCTTGGCGACGGGAATGGCGGGCGCGGTTCGGGCTCGGCGAGAGCGAGATCCTAGTCGTCGGCGTGGGACGCCTCGCACCGCAGAAGAACTTCGCGCGGTTCCTGGACGTGATCGCCCTGGTCCGCGCGCGCGCGCCTGTCCGGGCGGTCATCGCCGGCGAAGACATGGGGTGCCGCCCAGATCTGGAGGTCCGGGCCGCACGGCTCGGGGACACGGTGACGTTTGCGGGCCGAGTGCCTGACGCGCGGGAACTGATCTGTGCCGCCGACGTGTTCCTGCTCACCTCAGACCACGAGGGCATGCCGAACGTGCTGCTGGAGGCCATGTCGGCCGGGGTGCCCTGCGTGACCACCCGCGTCAACGCCGTCGGCGACTTGGTGTGCCACGGCGAGACCGGCCTCGTCGCGGGCCACGATGCCGGCGAACTGGCCGACTACGTCGCCCGCCTCGCCACCGATGGGAGCCTGCGCCGGCGCATCGGAGCACGCGCCCGTGCGGCAGTCATGCGCGACCACGACCCGGCCGCGGTTGCCGCGCGGCTCTGGGAATTGTGCGAGCCGTCCCCGTCTGGGCGGGCCTGA
- a CDS encoding glycosyltransferase family 4 protein, whose protein sequence is MKDGALMAMAFSTYPWRNATWRERVDVVRLPPSSARRFMAVLRAARTHSILILNGFSRADLFAAVLVARLRRPPHVVILDPTWGRGENWADRAACRTILTLFDGDHVHYGVLTEFEVGTFPRTWVVDPARVHKVLWSCTLGDDELIASRSTGGGVFAGGNSLRDWDLMLRAARMVSTPVTIAAPNLTVEQLRSAPGNVTAGPVSPARYDALLRGADVVVVPMQSRDDRSSGQGTMLAAMALGKPLVVNDAPGVRDYVSDGETGIVVPRDDPAALAAALRRLLGDEPLRTRLGAAAEREVRQRFLLPHYVERVLGLMDTLPIRRTAAAPSPDRVRERMLARTRD, encoded by the coding sequence ATGAAAGACGGTGCGCTGATGGCCATGGCTTTCTCGACCTATCCCTGGCGCAACGCGACTTGGCGCGAGCGCGTAGACGTCGTCCGCCTGCCGCCGTCCTCCGCGAGGCGGTTCATGGCCGTCCTTCGGGCGGCGCGGACCCACAGCATCCTGATCCTGAACGGCTTCTCCAGGGCGGACCTGTTCGCGGCGGTCCTCGTGGCCCGCCTGCGCCGCCCGCCCCACGTCGTCATCCTCGACCCAACCTGGGGGCGCGGAGAGAACTGGGCCGACCGAGCGGCTTGTCGCACCATTCTCACCCTGTTTGACGGCGACCACGTCCACTACGGCGTCTTGACGGAGTTCGAGGTCGGGACGTTCCCTCGCACATGGGTGGTCGACCCTGCTCGCGTGCACAAGGTGCTCTGGTCCTGCACGCTGGGCGACGACGAGCTGATTGCCTCCCGTAGCACCGGCGGCGGTGTCTTCGCCGGGGGCAACTCGCTACGCGACTGGGATCTGATGCTGCGGGCGGCGCGGATGGTCTCCACACCCGTGACCATCGCGGCGCCGAACCTTACGGTGGAGCAACTGCGCTCCGCCCCCGGCAACGTGACGGCCGGCCCGGTCAGCCCCGCACGATACGACGCCCTGTTGCGCGGCGCGGACGTCGTGGTCGTGCCCATGCAGTCGCGTGATGACCGCTCGTCAGGGCAAGGCACGATGCTCGCGGCCATGGCCCTCGGCAAGCCGCTGGTCGTCAACGATGCGCCCGGTGTGCGCGACTACGTGAGCGATGGAGAAACCGGAATCGTCGTCCCGCGGGATGACCCCGCCGCGCTCGCCGCCGCTCTGCGCCGGCTGCTTGGCGACGAACCGTTGCGAACCCGTCTCGGAGCCGCGGCCGAGCGAGAGGTGCGTCAGCGCTTCCTGCTGCCGCACTACGTGGAGCGGGTTCTCGGGTTGATGGACACTTTGCCGATCCGCCGGACCGCAGCAGCACCATCCCCGGACCGCGTCCGGGAGCGGATGCTGGCGCGGACGAGAGACTGA
- a CDS encoding right-handed parallel beta-helix repeat-containing protein has protein sequence MANTFYVSPTGSDAQSGTLESPFASLEYAHSRAQPGDTILLRGGVYTPLSGIDLTSDGTSGKPIVVASYPGEHAVLDGSRLPQGEYVLNMQDASWNHLVGIEIRNGPEGGLIMQGNSHDNIIERLDVHHNGGRSEWDGKGISLYGTGGNNLLLNNDSHDNHDLHGDNADGFQISSTGQGNVLSGNRAWGNSDDGFDLFNVQDGTQAGAVHLEGNWAFDNGFDAAGNRVGDGNGFKLGGQRPDAGSESGGHTLVHNMAWDNGGSGFDENGATAPSTLEGNTAHDNGSYNFGFWEQDNTFQDDVSYGSGRLAISGSSSGSSWDVDAAPVTTDPMTDADARAARGSDGSLPGMSADTVTETATAATSTAATSNIATSNTATSTAATSAAGPVTDPLASVTTGGASATDKTATGVSSNDVLLGNASDDRSSGGCGNHVFHGGAGDDTLKGGRGNDVLHGGAGNDTLKGGAGDDVLFGEGGNDLLIGGRGADTFVFGAVTGRDGGTATVRDFTPGVDHFKLTDGLSLVSFHTLDIDCGGRHDLALTLSDGQSIHVTGVSEANPWDWLV, from the coding sequence ATGGCTAACACCTTCTACGTTTCTCCGACCGGCTCGGATGCTCAGTCCGGCACGTTGGAAAGTCCCTTCGCCTCGCTGGAATATGCTCACTCCAGGGCCCAGCCCGGTGACACCATTCTGCTACGCGGCGGCGTCTACACCCCGCTTTCGGGCATTGATCTCACGAGCGATGGGACCAGCGGCAAGCCGATCGTGGTCGCAAGCTACCCCGGCGAGCACGCTGTCCTGGACGGCTCCCGCCTACCTCAAGGCGAGTACGTCCTCAACATGCAGGATGCGTCCTGGAATCACCTCGTCGGCATCGAGATCCGCAATGGTCCCGAAGGGGGCTTGATCATGCAGGGGAACTCGCACGACAACATCATCGAGCGGCTCGATGTGCACCATAACGGCGGGCGTTCGGAATGGGACGGCAAGGGCATCTCGCTCTATGGCACCGGCGGCAACAACCTTCTCCTGAACAACGATTCGCACGACAATCATGACCTGCACGGCGACAACGCCGACGGGTTCCAGATCAGCAGCACCGGTCAGGGCAATGTGCTGAGTGGAAACCGTGCCTGGGGCAACTCGGACGACGGATTCGACCTGTTCAATGTGCAGGACGGCACGCAGGCCGGGGCGGTTCATCTCGAGGGCAACTGGGCCTTCGACAATGGCTTCGACGCCGCGGGCAACCGTGTCGGCGACGGCAACGGCTTCAAGCTCGGCGGCCAGCGTCCGGATGCGGGAAGCGAGTCGGGCGGCCACACCCTCGTCCACAACATGGCCTGGGACAACGGGGGCAGCGGGTTCGACGAGAACGGTGCCACCGCGCCCTCCACCCTGGAGGGCAACACCGCCCACGACAACGGGAGCTACAATTTCGGCTTCTGGGAGCAGGACAACACGTTCCAGGACGACGTCTCGTACGGCTCGGGCCGGCTCGCGATCTCGGGCTCGTCCAGCGGCAGTTCCTGGGACGTCGATGCGGCGCCCGTCACGACCGACCCGATGACGGATGCCGACGCCCGCGCAGCCCGCGGCAGCGACGGGTCGCTACCGGGCATGTCCGCTGACACCGTGACGGAAACGGCCACCGCCGCGACGTCTACCGCCGCGACGTCCAACATCGCGACGTCCAACACCGCGACATCTACCGCCGCGACATCTGCCGCCGGGCCTGTGACAGACCCGCTTGCGTCCGTCACGACCGGCGGCGCGAGCGCCACGGACAAGACCGCGACCGGCGTCTCCAGCAACGACGTCCTGCTCGGCAATGCGTCCGACGACCGGAGCTCGGGCGGTTGTGGCAACCACGTGTTCCACGGGGGCGCGGGCGACGACACGCTCAAGGGCGGTCGTGGCAACGATGTCCTCCACGGGGGCGCGGGCAACGACACGCTCAAGGGCGGGGCCGGCGACGACGTGTTGTTCGGCGAAGGTGGGAACGACCTGCTCATCGGGGGGCGCGGCGCCGACACGTTCGTGTTCGGAGCGGTGACCGGACGGGATGGAGGGACGGCGACCGTGCGCGATTTCACGCCGGGCGTCGATCACTTCAAGCTCACGGACGGGCTCTCGCTCGTGTCGTTCCACACGCTCGACATCGACTGCGGCGGCAGACACGACCTAGCACTCACCTTGAGCGACGGTCAGAGCATTCACGTCACGGGCGTGAGCGAGGCCAACCCGTGGGACTGGCTCGTCTGA